From the genome of Tindallia californiensis, one region includes:
- a CDS encoding cytidyltransferase, producing the protein MKTYQDFHKMLSTRLLNASLLENIEIEASEIDSFLKEPSVIKKMKKMIADADYSCKTVYNLLKPIILNLWNQAPPKDPLNYLYQYALSMSFPHAVETELDDQYSQGCLFYLEGLKVVTEIKKTNDQASFQGKHPLRLSVEELGANTSQSKEYRQFLLAFEKEYIHEMMRLNFEVTHHNTLDHICGVHYLAVLIAKQLFELGIPVDVGRVSGAAAGHDLGKFGCRSFEASRVAYLHYYYTEQWFKNREIFNIGHVALNHSVWDLELENLPLESLILIYADFRVKNKSTVENPFTMSYFSLADSFSVILSKLDNLDEAKEKRYQRVYAKLKDFEDYMIDLGIQTDPSLPMKTRTNTQKKYYSLMHGTDVTQNLKYFAIHHNIHLLYRFRDEDSLSEIIELARNEKNDKILRKYLDLFQEYNAYFTQKQKIVSMRFFYEKLTHPEEDIRRQCAELIGQIISQFDENYRKELPGDVELPPPDITSFDLLSEYMKLFIFPDHKITDLHTHWIQYSLTYMVSQLFSCCDQKDISQYKDIIVEFFLESQDYSQVLDINFLQTIPEIPVYPGDPTLNVFFDYIRSSLKHPSLREDLDLRMSVLESLNYLIDYFPHDSQQIEFVKSIFTDKPAKSPVPAENYMMLRIAKKLFAEDAKIRPYQEFYELDVHKVPDIHLTNLKTATNWVTKRIHVELLLDYLSQNPTLNKLYTAMHFCNLLKVSSVENVRIQAGESLVKLFPELPMEQRNDVAIELLRALEIDGAQHTKYIPDYLGQIIIYLKQVEIDEILMDLTEKIKQGNSEINSLLIKTIGIFVENFPKYQEFFNESEDEYDNRLRKMMGVLLNGLVHNQLQIQQISFSVLGKDIFGSTLLTLKEKELLFKMIAKKMLTLTREIEEHDLLFLTNSSSLNHIYRFISDFAFFHAPIEVPVPDKIAFFPGSFDPFTLGHKEITTAIRNKGFEVYLAIDEFSWSKRTQPNLVRKNIANMSIADELHVFIFPEELPINLANNTDLKKLKSLFQISEVYLVAGSDVLINASAYRSNKDSPILDFGHILFERRNADYSPDHHSRLNQLVDKISKPVIRLNLAPQYEDISSSQIRSYIDENRDISKMIDPLCQHFIYKQNLYRNEPQYKSLIQTISLDIDIRDHFTYELINSIVSSFHDDYNHSFKNVEAIFRKPNGRLILIRDVKQNGKVLAYAAIHWVPSEQIYQEFKNREISGYVREEYNGRIIAIDGIFANQHHQYDNLYQIILTETLAYALKNDYGYAIFQNKIDQNTPSEVFDILQLHGFIELDYGSDKEPVLTVNMSNPCTLNLDIMTIIKEPFKSNHNVQKAINHTRKRMQKVLTELYPGHLTLSFDRSIIDETLIKKICHENEVPPVPLNPRKLGEAMCVPFGNVLNRTIVPNTVTKSLHTERMFNPDMKSFTIRSFPYYLDLKHQIRMINSFNKPVILVDDLLNKGYRIRGLDPLLKEENLAVKKIVVGLLSGRGKELMEIQNRAVDSAYFIPKLRLWFNEALLYPFIGGDYLWRGSYPNSNLMPSINQILPYTSPSFIKGVSNRQLYNMSQVCIENSIAILHVLEKEYQKLYERKLTLSMLGEVFIYPRYPDNGPYMKYDFSIAPSEHLKKDLELLQRLELMVITS; encoded by the coding sequence TTGAAGACTTATCAAGATTTTCATAAGATGTTGAGTACTCGCTTGTTAAATGCATCTTTACTAGAGAATATAGAAATCGAAGCAAGTGAAATTGATTCTTTTTTGAAAGAACCCTCTGTTATAAAAAAAATGAAAAAGATGATTGCTGATGCTGATTATAGCTGTAAAACTGTTTATAACCTTTTGAAACCGATCATTCTTAATCTTTGGAATCAAGCACCTCCTAAGGATCCCCTTAACTATTTATATCAATATGCCTTATCCATGTCATTCCCACATGCCGTTGAAACTGAATTAGACGATCAGTATTCCCAAGGCTGCTTGTTCTATTTAGAAGGACTGAAAGTTGTTACAGAAATAAAGAAAACAAATGATCAAGCGTCTTTTCAGGGAAAACACCCTCTTCGCTTAAGTGTTGAGGAACTTGGTGCAAATACATCTCAATCAAAAGAATATAGGCAATTTTTACTAGCTTTTGAAAAAGAGTATATTCATGAAATGATGCGCTTAAATTTTGAAGTGACCCATCATAATACACTTGACCATATCTGTGGTGTTCATTATCTGGCTGTTCTTATTGCAAAACAACTTTTCGAACTCGGCATTCCTGTCGATGTTGGTAGGGTATCTGGAGCGGCGGCGGGTCATGATTTAGGAAAATTTGGATGTAGAAGTTTTGAAGCAAGCAGGGTTGCTTACTTACATTATTATTATACAGAGCAATGGTTCAAAAATAGAGAAATTTTTAATATTGGTCATGTCGCATTAAATCATTCTGTGTGGGATTTGGAGTTGGAAAATCTTCCACTCGAATCCTTGATATTAATTTATGCTGATTTTCGCGTAAAAAACAAATCCACTGTTGAAAATCCTTTCACCATGTCTTATTTCAGCCTTGCTGATTCTTTCTCAGTGATCCTTAGTAAGTTAGACAACCTGGATGAAGCCAAAGAAAAAAGATATCAACGTGTTTACGCAAAATTGAAGGATTTTGAAGATTATATGATCGACTTGGGAATACAAACAGATCCCTCTTTGCCCATGAAAACTCGTACAAACACACAAAAAAAATATTATTCGCTAATGCATGGAACTGACGTAACCCAAAACCTTAAATATTTTGCTATTCACCATAATATTCACCTGCTATATCGATTTCGAGATGAAGATTCATTAAGCGAAATTATTGAACTGGCTCGAAACGAAAAAAACGATAAGATTTTACGTAAATACTTGGATCTTTTCCAAGAATATAATGCATATTTCACACAAAAACAAAAGATTGTCTCCATGAGATTTTTTTATGAAAAACTCACTCATCCAGAAGAGGATATTCGTAGGCAGTGTGCTGAGTTGATCGGACAAATCATTAGCCAGTTTGATGAAAATTACCGAAAAGAACTTCCAGGAGATGTAGAGCTTCCTCCACCGGACATTACCAGCTTTGATTTATTGAGTGAATATATGAAGCTTTTTATCTTTCCAGACCATAAAATAACCGATCTTCATACTCATTGGATTCAGTATAGTTTAACCTATATGGTTTCACAACTTTTCTCCTGCTGCGACCAAAAAGATATTAGTCAGTATAAAGATATTATCGTTGAATTTTTTCTGGAGTCTCAAGATTATTCTCAGGTTTTGGATATTAATTTTTTACAAACAATCCCCGAGATTCCCGTATATCCAGGCGATCCAACATTAAATGTTTTTTTTGATTATATACGTTCCTCCTTAAAACATCCTTCACTTCGTGAAGACCTTGACCTTAGAATGTCCGTTCTCGAATCATTAAACTATTTGATTGATTATTTTCCTCATGATAGCCAGCAAATTGAGTTTGTTAAAAGTATTTTTACAGATAAGCCCGCAAAGTCTCCAGTTCCTGCAGAAAACTATATGATGCTTCGCATCGCTAAGAAGTTGTTCGCTGAAGACGCTAAAATCAGACCCTATCAAGAATTTTATGAGCTGGATGTTCACAAAGTACCTGATATCCATTTAACCAACCTAAAAACGGCTACTAATTGGGTTACAAAACGAATTCACGTGGAATTATTATTGGATTATCTAAGTCAAAATCCAACTCTCAATAAACTTTATACAGCAATGCATTTTTGCAATCTCCTAAAGGTGAGCAGCGTCGAGAATGTTCGAATACAAGCAGGTGAATCACTGGTCAAGTTATTCCCCGAGTTGCCAATGGAACAACGAAACGATGTGGCGATCGAATTACTCCGGGCTTTAGAAATTGATGGTGCGCAACATACAAAGTATATCCCGGACTACCTTGGTCAAATTATTATTTATCTAAAACAAGTAGAAATTGACGAAATATTGATGGATTTAACAGAAAAAATCAAGCAAGGTAATTCAGAAATCAACTCTTTACTTATAAAAACTATTGGTATATTTGTGGAGAATTTCCCAAAATACCAGGAGTTTTTCAATGAATCTGAAGATGAATATGATAACAGACTTCGGAAAATGATGGGCGTTTTACTGAATGGTCTTGTTCATAATCAACTACAAATTCAACAAATTTCTTTCAGTGTTTTAGGAAAAGATATTTTTGGGTCAACGCTCTTAACACTGAAAGAAAAAGAGCTTCTTTTTAAGATGATTGCTAAAAAAATGTTAACATTAACCAGAGAAATTGAAGAACATGATTTATTGTTTTTAACGAACTCCTCTAGCCTAAACCATATTTATCGTTTTATTTCTGATTTTGCATTTTTTCATGCACCAATAGAGGTTCCTGTTCCGGATAAAATTGCTTTTTTCCCAGGTTCTTTTGATCCCTTCACATTGGGCCATAAAGAAATCACTACCGCTATTCGAAACAAAGGGTTTGAAGTGTATTTAGCTATCGACGAGTTCTCGTGGTCCAAAAGAACTCAACCTAATCTGGTTAGAAAAAACATTGCTAACATGTCTATCGCTGATGAATTGCATGTTTTTATTTTCCCTGAAGAATTGCCAATTAACCTTGCAAATAACACTGACTTGAAAAAATTAAAATCATTGTTTCAAATATCAGAGGTGTATTTAGTGGCTGGAAGTGATGTGCTCATCAACGCTTCTGCTTATCGATCCAATAAAGATTCACCTATCCTTGATTTTGGCCATATTTTATTCGAGCGTCGAAATGCTGACTATTCTCCAGACCATCATTCAAGGCTCAACCAGCTGGTAGATAAAATCAGTAAACCCGTTATTCGGCTCAATTTAGCTCCACAGTATGAGGATATTAGTTCTTCACAAATCCGTAGTTATATAGATGAAAACCGGGATATTTCAAAAATGATCGATCCTCTTTGCCAACATTTCATTTACAAACAAAACTTATATCGAAATGAGCCGCAATATAAATCCCTTATTCAAACCATATCTCTGGATATAGACATTAGAGATCATTTTACTTACGAACTTATCAATAGTATTGTCTCAAGCTTTCATGACGATTATAATCACTCTTTTAAAAACGTAGAAGCTATTTTCAGAAAACCTAACGGCCGATTAATTCTTATCAGAGATGTTAAGCAAAACGGTAAGGTTCTTGCCTATGCAGCGATCCATTGGGTACCTTCTGAACAAATTTATCAAGAATTTAAGAACAGAGAAATTTCCGGTTACGTAAGAGAAGAATACAATGGCCGAATTATAGCTATCGATGGAATTTTTGCTAATCAACATCATCAGTATGATAACTTGTATCAAATTATCTTAACCGAAACGCTTGCCTATGCATTGAAAAATGATTATGGATATGCTATTTTTCAAAATAAGATTGATCAGAATACCCCTTCGGAAGTGTTTGATATTCTACAACTACATGGATTTATTGAGCTGGATTATGGCAGTGATAAAGAGCCTGTTTTAACAGTTAATATGTCCAATCCCTGTACCTTAAATCTTGATATTATGACAATCATTAAAGAGCCCTTTAAAAGTAATCACAATGTACAAAAAGCGATTAATCATACCAGAAAACGCATGCAGAAAGTATTAACCGAATTGTATCCCGGTCATTTAACGCTTTCTTTTGATCGAAGCATTATTGATGAAACCTTGATAAAGAAAATATGTCATGAAAATGAGGTTCCACCAGTTCCCCTAAACCCTCGCAAATTAGGAGAAGCAATGTGCGTGCCTTTTGGTAATGTGTTAAACAGAACCATCGTTCCAAACACAGTAACAAAATCCCTTCATACAGAGCGAATGTTTAATCCGGATATGAAGAGTTTTACGATTAGATCTTTTCCTTACTATCTGGACTTAAAGCATCAGATACGAATGATAAACTCCTTTAATAAGCCTGTTATTCTTGTTGATGATTTGCTTAATAAAGGTTATCGAATTCGGGGGTTAGATCCATTATTAAAAGAAGAGAACCTAGCCGTAAAAAAAATTGTTGTTGGTTTATTATCTGGACGTGGAAAAGAATTAATGGAAATTCAAAATCGTGCTGTTGATAGCGCCTATTTTATTCCTAAACTGCGGCTTTGGTTTAACGAGGCACTGTTATATCCATTTATCGGCGGAGACTATTTGTGGAGAGGTTCGTATCCAAACAGCAATTTAATGCCTTCCATTAATCAGATTCTTCCTTATACATCCCCCAGCTTTATTAAAGGTGTTTCTAATCGCCAGCTGTATAATATGTCCCAAGTATGCATCGAAAATTCCATCGCGATCCTTCATGTGCTAGAAAAAGAGTACCAAAAACTGTACGAACGAAAATTAACACTGTCCATGCTAGGTGAAGTTTTCATCTACCCACGTTACCCAGATAATGGTCCTTATATGAAATACGACTTTAGTATTGCTCCATCAGAACACCTGAAAAAAGATCTTGAGTTATTACAACGACTAGAACTAATGGTCATCACATCTTAG
- a CDS encoding Rossmann-fold NAD(P)-binding domain-containing protein translates to MLYFYEENNCILISTQKISSLKSCNKNQAMNSEMPLYWLVERHPVRSYVTMGVTEPWQLTAKKESLHFIQKYPFKNNNDPSHVSDILTNNPWIYDRINRGQLYTLNRNHPRWKEQINRKTIPGGRVHIAGLGDVGGTLLTGLRMHGVNHVSSIGIYDLSPFKMQRWEQESNQIADLNYLQYPIVESISENELFQCDIFVFCIAKNIPDINSGITDVRMAQLDANADIIRAYAKKARSAGFKGLFAVVSDPVDQLCKIAYISSNYNEKGEFDFNGLLPDQVKGFGLGVMNARANYYAAKHPETKHYHTEGRAFGPHGKGLFIMDSIIKYNKELSRTLTQQTLTANLSVRKAGYKPYIAPALSSGCYSLIAAINGSWHYSTVFLGGVYFGCRNYVSSYGNFWESYSLPEDVFTELQNTWRKLDEI, encoded by the coding sequence TTGCTCTATTTTTATGAGGAAAACAACTGTATTTTAATATCTACACAAAAAATTTCATCATTAAAATCCTGTAACAAGAACCAGGCAATGAACTCAGAAATGCCACTCTACTGGTTAGTGGAAAGACACCCTGTCCGGAGTTATGTCACTATGGGTGTTACAGAGCCTTGGCAGCTTACAGCTAAAAAAGAATCTTTGCATTTTATTCAAAAGTATCCTTTTAAGAACAATAACGACCCATCTCATGTAAGCGATATTCTTACCAATAACCCTTGGATATACGACCGTATTAATCGTGGCCAGCTGTACACATTAAATAGAAACCATCCTCGATGGAAAGAGCAAATCAATAGAAAAACCATTCCAGGAGGAAGGGTTCATATTGCCGGTCTTGGTGATGTTGGTGGTACCTTGCTTACAGGTCTTCGGATGCATGGAGTAAACCATGTTTCTTCAATAGGTATTTATGATTTATCCCCATTCAAAATGCAACGTTGGGAGCAGGAATCTAATCAAATTGCTGACTTGAATTATCTTCAATATCCTATCGTAGAAAGCATTTCTGAAAATGAGCTTTTTCAATGTGACATATTTGTTTTCTGCATTGCAAAAAATATTCCAGACATAAACAGTGGCATAACCGACGTTAGAATGGCTCAACTAGATGCTAACGCTGACATTATTCGTGCTTATGCAAAAAAAGCACGTTCAGCCGGATTTAAGGGGTTATTTGCTGTGGTTTCTGATCCAGTAGATCAACTTTGCAAAATTGCCTATATATCCAGTAATTATAACGAAAAAGGTGAGTTTGATTTTAATGGTTTACTTCCTGATCAAGTCAAAGGTTTTGGCCTTGGTGTTATGAATGCCAGAGCAAACTATTATGCTGCAAAACATCCGGAAACAAAGCACTATCACACGGAAGGCAGAGCTTTTGGCCCACACGGTAAGGGTTTGTTTATCATGGATTCAATCATCAAATATAACAAAGAATTATCCCGCACTTTAACACAGCAAACATTAACCGCTAACCTGTCGGTGCGTAAAGCTGGTTATAAGCCTTATATTGCTCCTGCTCTATCATCAGGCTGTTATTCTTTAATTGCTGCAATAAATGGATCTTGGCATTATAGTACGGTCTTTCTCGGTGGTGTTTATTTTGGTTGTCGAAATTATGTCAGCTCTTATGGGAACTTCTGGGAATCCTATTCCTTACCTGAAGATGTTTTTACAGAACTTCAAAACACATGGCGAAAGTTGGATGAAATATAA
- a CDS encoding flavodoxin family protein, translating into MITAIMPEISEELKYYADQLLDGIPCEVLTCSSDLSKQKILAMNRLVFFIQLDEWGNNLSLLNLLKTIESINPFVFRECTAMLVVKSNNEWFTKSFATSLIFILNQKGCRFIGHPLLEMTKDLENLWRWEKTSGVSREKLVYQIGKQALLRLLNNDKVRSSNPRITVLHASSKKTSNTFQLWNMVKQSLSSAQVEEFHVENGTLIDCIGCQYQTCLYYGKQKSCFYGGDMIKEILPSMEKANALLWLCPNYNDAISANLTAVINRMTALYRTMSFYDKYVFSIIVSGNSGSDSVARQLIGALNINKGFHLSPFFCLTATAYEPGSILEVPSIEKKAANFAAHMMKEISF; encoded by the coding sequence ATGATTACTGCCATTATGCCTGAAATATCCGAGGAATTGAAATATTATGCCGATCAATTATTAGATGGTATTCCTTGTGAAGTCTTAACTTGCTCTTCAGATTTATCTAAGCAAAAGATTCTTGCAATGAATCGCCTTGTTTTTTTTATTCAATTAGACGAGTGGGGAAACAATCTTTCCCTTTTGAACCTGTTGAAAACGATAGAGTCAATAAACCCTTTTGTTTTTAGAGAGTGTACAGCGATGCTGGTTGTTAAAAGCAACAACGAGTGGTTTACTAAGTCTTTCGCAACCAGTCTTATTTTTATTCTAAATCAGAAGGGTTGTCGCTTTATTGGCCATCCTTTACTAGAAATGACTAAAGACCTTGAAAATTTATGGCGCTGGGAGAAAACTTCTGGTGTTTCCAGAGAAAAACTAGTTTACCAGATAGGTAAGCAAGCTTTGCTTCGCTTACTAAATAATGATAAAGTTCGTTCCAGTAATCCTAGAATTACTGTTTTACATGCCAGTTCAAAAAAAACATCTAATACTTTTCAGCTCTGGAACATGGTGAAACAAAGTTTATCATCCGCTCAAGTTGAAGAATTCCACGTGGAAAATGGTACTTTGATCGACTGTATTGGTTGCCAATATCAGACATGCCTATACTATGGCAAACAAAAGAGCTGTTTTTACGGCGGGGATATGATCAAAGAAATTTTACCTTCAATGGAAAAAGCCAATGCATTACTATGGCTATGTCCAAATTATAATGATGCCATCTCAGCAAATTTAACAGCTGTCATAAATCGAATGACGGCATTATATCGAACAATGTCTTTTTATGATAAATATGTTTTTTCAATTATTGTGTCTGGCAACTCGGGCAGTGACTCTGTTGCCAGGCAACTAATTGGTGCCTTAAACATTAACAAGGGATTTCACCTTTCTCCTTTTTTCTGTCTCACAGCTACCGCTTATGAACCCGGAAGTATTTTGGAAGTTCCTTCTATTGAAAAAAAAGCGGCAAACTTCGCCGCTCATATGATGAAAGAGATATCTTTTTAA
- a CDS encoding insulinase family protein translates to MELVYNKEYHGFILEEKKALNDLNADGYLFSHKKSGAKLFYLSCQDDNKVFSVTFRTPPRSNNGLPHILEHSVLCGSRKYPLKDPFVELAKGSMNTFLNAMTFSDKTMYPVASRNKQDFMNLMDVYLDSVFYPNIYERPEILQQEGWHYEWKQDEEELSIKGVVYNEMKGAFSSPEQMLFRKTQESLFPDTPYGYESGGDPQYIPSLTQKEFIEYHKEYYHPSNAYFYFYGDGDILEHLEYLDKEYLKEFDAIKTNSSINWQQPFTEPVTKVIQYPISSEEKANNKTYLSLNTVVGNSKDPELHLAMDMLNTILLGTPAAPLKKKLIEAEVGRDVFGYYDGSIQQPVFGIVAKNSNEALADQFQKVIFETLKDLVRNGIDKALIESVINAHEFKLREADFGRYPKGLIYGMKLMESWLYDAGPYIHLEYSPVLERIKKSLSEPYFEKLIQTYLLENTHCSFIKVIPEPGLNDKKEQAIAEALNQQKSKMSPEEVAELVEENAKLEAWQNQEASVEEIESIPLLSINDLESEPEKIPMQVSHLGRVPVLKHPLFTNNIVYTNLYFDVSQLTLEEMPTVGLLISLLGKLSTESFHYEDLSNEIYLHTGGIGFSVEGFSQNGDPTEYAPKVQLQARALTHKSKEMWFLIEEIGMRTKWTEKKRIREVIREIKSRLEMSILQEGHMVSAKRALSYLSPIAQFQELVSGIEFYHYISELEENYDNRYEKLMTEFKGLQHKIFNRSNLTVSLTAEDDDIEKMENYLTHYFRELDQTEPTESAKSIRSTNPRKNEGMYLSSDVQYVAKAGNLIKAGYKYTGSLQVLKTMISLDYLWKKVRVVGGAYGAMAGFQRNGNMYLVSYRDPNLEETLQVYKDLIEYVSNFSADEREMRKYIIGTMSRIDAPLTPAMKAEKSDAHYFSGITQEDLYEERQAILSTTPETITSLADMLQESLREEYICVVGNENKIKKAQGIFQRLVPVLR, encoded by the coding sequence ATGGAATTAGTCTATAATAAAGAGTATCATGGATTTATATTGGAAGAAAAGAAGGCATTAAATGATTTGAACGCAGATGGATACCTATTCAGTCATAAAAAAAGTGGTGCTAAACTATTTTACTTATCGTGCCAAGATGATAACAAGGTTTTTTCTGTAACCTTTAGAACACCACCGCGAAGTAATAATGGACTGCCACATATATTGGAACACTCTGTACTATGTGGATCAAGAAAATATCCATTAAAAGATCCTTTTGTAGAACTGGCAAAAGGATCAATGAATACGTTTTTGAACGCCATGACATTTTCTGATAAGACGATGTATCCTGTAGCAAGTAGAAATAAACAAGATTTTATGAACTTAATGGATGTGTATTTAGATAGCGTTTTTTATCCTAATATATACGAACGGCCAGAAATATTACAGCAAGAAGGTTGGCATTATGAGTGGAAGCAGGATGAGGAAGAGTTGTCGATCAAAGGAGTAGTGTACAATGAAATGAAAGGCGCTTTTTCTTCTCCGGAGCAGATGCTGTTTCGAAAAACGCAGGAATCTTTATTTCCAGATACTCCCTATGGATACGAGTCGGGGGGGGATCCACAGTATATTCCATCGCTAACTCAAAAAGAATTTATCGAATACCATAAAGAATACTATCATCCTTCTAATGCTTATTTTTATTTCTATGGCGATGGAGATATATTGGAACATCTTGAATACTTGGACAAAGAGTATCTGAAAGAGTTTGATGCAATAAAAACAAACTCATCAATAAATTGGCAGCAACCGTTTACTGAGCCAGTGACAAAAGTGATTCAATACCCTATATCATCAGAAGAAAAAGCGAACAATAAAACATACCTTAGTTTGAATACTGTAGTGGGAAATTCAAAAGATCCAGAGCTTCATCTTGCAATGGATATGCTTAACACGATTCTTTTGGGAACACCGGCAGCGCCCTTGAAGAAAAAATTAATTGAGGCTGAAGTAGGAAGAGATGTTTTTGGGTACTACGATGGTTCGATACAGCAACCAGTTTTTGGGATTGTGGCAAAAAACAGTAATGAAGCATTGGCAGATCAGTTTCAAAAAGTTATTTTTGAAACATTAAAAGACCTTGTTCGGAATGGCATAGATAAAGCATTAATTGAATCAGTTATTAATGCCCATGAGTTCAAATTACGAGAAGCCGATTTTGGACGTTATCCCAAAGGATTGATTTATGGGATGAAGCTAATGGAAAGCTGGCTTTACGATGCTGGCCCTTACATCCATTTGGAGTATAGCCCGGTTTTGGAGAGGATAAAAAAATCTCTTAGTGAACCTTATTTCGAAAAACTTATTCAAACTTATTTATTAGAAAATACCCATTGTAGCTTTATTAAAGTGATTCCTGAACCAGGCCTTAATGATAAAAAAGAACAAGCGATAGCAGAAGCACTAAACCAACAAAAGAGCAAAATGTCTCCAGAAGAAGTTGCTGAACTAGTTGAAGAAAATGCTAAATTGGAAGCATGGCAAAATCAGGAAGCGTCCGTTGAAGAAATAGAGTCGATCCCATTACTTTCCATTAACGATTTAGAATCAGAACCTGAAAAAATACCGATGCAGGTTTCGCATTTGGGACGAGTGCCAGTATTGAAACATCCATTATTTACGAATAATATAGTGTACACGAACTTATACTTTGATGTGAGTCAGCTAACCCTTGAAGAAATGCCGACAGTTGGGTTATTAATTAGTCTATTAGGAAAGCTAAGCACTGAAAGCTTTCATTATGAAGACCTGTCTAATGAAATATACTTGCATACTGGTGGCATTGGGTTTAGTGTGGAAGGTTTTTCACAAAATGGAGATCCAACAGAGTATGCGCCTAAAGTTCAACTTCAGGCACGAGCATTAACCCACAAAAGCAAGGAAATGTGGTTTCTAATAGAAGAAATAGGAATGAGAACGAAATGGACAGAAAAGAAAAGAATAAGAGAAGTGATAAGAGAGATTAAATCTCGACTTGAGATGAGTATCCTTCAAGAAGGACATATGGTGTCAGCTAAAAGAGCACTTTCCTATCTATCACCGATAGCTCAGTTTCAGGAACTAGTTTCTGGGATAGAGTTTTATCATTATATTTCAGAGCTAGAGGAAAATTATGATAATAGGTATGAAAAGCTCATGACAGAATTCAAAGGACTACAGCATAAAATATTTAATAGAAGCAACTTAACGGTAAGCCTTACAGCAGAAGATGACGATATAGAAAAAATGGAAAACTATCTGACGCATTACTTTCGAGAATTGGATCAGACTGAGCCAACAGAGTCAGCAAAAAGTATTCGATCAACGAATCCAAGAAAAAATGAAGGTATGTACCTGTCAAGTGATGTTCAATATGTAGCAAAAGCAGGAAATCTTATAAAAGCTGGTTATAAGTATACGGGAAGCTTACAAGTACTCAAAACCATGATAAGTTTAGATTATTTATGGAAAAAAGTAAGAGTAGTTGGTGGAGCTTATGGAGCGATGGCCGGTTTTCAGCGTAACGGAAATATGTATTTGGTTTCTTATCGAGATCCTAATTTGGAAGAGACACTGCAAGTATACAAGGATTTAATTGAGTATGTTTCGAATTTTTCAGCGGATGAGAGAGAAATGAGGAAGTATATTATTGGAACAATGAGTCGGATCGATGCGCCTCTAACCCCTGCCATGAAAGCAGAAAAATCAGATGCTCATTATTTTTCCGGTATTACGCAAGAAGATTTATACGAAGAAAGGCAAGCTATTTTATCAACCACTCCGGAGACTATTACATCGCTTGCTGATATGCTTCAGGAAAGTCTTCGTGAAGAATATATTTGTGTGGTAGGAAATGAAAATAAAATTAAAAAAGCACAGGGAATCTTCCAAAGGCTTGTCCCGGTGCTAAGATAA